From the genome of Papaver somniferum cultivar HN1 chromosome 2, ASM357369v1, whole genome shotgun sequence, one region includes:
- the LOC113348183 gene encoding cell division cycle protein 27 homolog B-like encodes METLIYDCVQSSLRHFLPRNAIFLCERLCAEFPSELNLQLLASCYLNNNQAYCAYHILKGTQLAQSHYLFAVACLQMDLYSEAEAALCPTNESTAEVPNGAAGHYLLGLIYRYTDRRKSAVDHFKQALSIDPLLWAAYEELCILGAAEEANDVFGEAAALCIQQQYVHQNLQTVNEDNGIVSCKTIGLDDSSARQMRHSHGNLREIPYNHHGAVIGGVPGGQPLNCGSSLYSTPSPMISQLSAAAPPPLFRKEQPNPNTLGGEGSPRSVVNSTVQAPRRKFVDEGKLRKVSGRLFADSGPRRSTRLAAEMAAGTNSNTTHIGANGTSHSSTKYLGGFSSSSRLSSAQVRSVTLRKGGSWASESFEEGRRSEAFDDARLDTTATTSVASSSGDDRAVEQERTIMPMTGVTASCSRGISGVLEVLRLLRTLGEGYRLSCMYRCQDALDVYQKLSSKQYNTGWVLSQVGKAYFEMVDYLESEHAFTLARRASPYSLEGMDIYSTVLFHLKEEMKLSYLAQDLISTDRLAPQSWCAMGNCYSLQKDHETALKNFQRAVNLNSTFAYAHTLCGHEYVALEDYENGIKSYQSALRIDTRHYNSWYGLGMIYLRQEKFEFAEHHFRKAYQINPRSSVIMCYLGTSLHALKRSEEALEMIDKAILADKKNPLPMYQKANILVSLERYDEALADLEELKEYAPRESSVYAMMGRIYKRRNMHDKAMLHFGLALDLKPSTADVASIKSAIEKLHVPDDIDEDL; translated from the exons ATGGAAACCCTAATATATGATTGTGTTCAATCTAGTCTTCGCCATTTCCTTCCTCGAAATGCAATTTTTCTCTGTGAACGTCTCTGTGCAGAGTTTCCATCTGAG TTAAACTTGCAATTATTGGCTAGCTGTTACCTGAACAATAATCAAGCATACTGCGCGTATCATATTTTGAAAG GAACACAATTGGCCCAATCCCACTACTTGTTTGCGGTAGCATGCCTTCAGATGGATCTTTATAGTGAGGCTGAAGCGGCCTTATGCCCAACTAATGAGTCTACAGCAGAG GTTCCAAATGGTGCAGCTGGTCATTACCTTCTTGGGCTTATTTATAG GTACACTGATCGAAGGAAAAGTGCAGTAGACCACTTTAAGCAGGCTTTATCCATAGATCCTCTACTATGGGCTGCATATGAGGAGCTGTGTATTTTAG GGGCTGCTGAAGAGGCAAACGATGTCTTTGGTGAAGCTGCTGCTCTGTGTATTCAGCAACAATATGTGCATCAGAACTTGCAGACTGTCAATGAGGATAATGGTATAGTTTCCTGTAAGACAATTGGTTTAGATGATTCAAGTGCAAGACAAATGAGGCATTCACATGGGAATCTTCGAGAAATACCTTATAATCACCATGGAGCGGTTATAGGTGGTGTTCCAGGCGGTCAACCTCTAAATTGCGGTTCTTCACTTTATAGTACTCCTTCTCCAATGATATCGCAG TTGTCAGCCGCTGCTCCACCGCCTCTATTTAGAAAAGAACAGCCAAATCCAAATACTTTAGGTGGTGAAGGCTCTCCAAGATCAGTTGTGAACTCTACAGTTCAAGCCCCTCGGAGGAAGTTTGTGGATGAAGGAAAACTAAGGAAG GTTTCCGGTAGGCTATTTGCTGATTCAGGACCTCGTCGAAGTACAAGACTTGCGGCAGAAATGGCAGCAGGCACAAATTCGAACACCACACATATTGGAGCAAATGGAACTAGTCACTCCTCTACTAAGTATCTTGGGGGGTTTTCATCGTCATCTAGATTAAGCTCAGCACAAGTTCGTTCGGTCACACTTCGTAAAGGAGGATCTTGGGCATCAGAAAGTTTCGAGGAAG GAAGACGGTCTGAGGCTTTTGATGATGCTCGTCTAGATACGACGGCAACGACGTCAGTCGCATCTTCATCAGGTGATGACAGAGCTGTCGAACAGGAAAGAACCATCATGCCGATGACTGGAGTTACTGCAAGTTGCTCAAGAGGCATTTCTGGTGTTTTAGAGGTACTACGTCTATTGAGGACTCTCGGAGAAGGATACAGGCTTTCCTGTATGTATAGGTGCCAG GATGCCTTGGATGTTTACCAGAAGCTTTCAAGCAAGCAGTATAATACAGGATGGGTGCTTTCTCAG GTTGGGAAAGCTTATTTTGAGATGGTAGATTACTTGGAATCCGAACATGCCTTTACTCTTGCACGCCGGGCATCACCTTATAGCTTGGAAGGAATGGATATATATTCCACTGTTCTTTTT CATTTGAAAGAAGAGATGAAGTTAAGTTATCTTGCCCAGGATTTGATCTCAACTGATCGCTTAGCTCCTCAATCGTG GTGTGCTATGGGAAACTGCTATAGCTTGCAGAAGGACCATGAAACTGCTCTTAAGAATTTCCAGCGTGCTGTGAATCTAAATTCAACATTTGCATATGCTCACACCCTTTGCGGACATGA GTATGTGGCTCTGGAGGATTATGAGAATGGAATAAAAAGCTATCAGAGTGCACTCCGTATAGATACCAGACATTATAACTCGTGGTATGGTCTAGGAATGATCTATCTACGGCaggaaaaatttgaatttgcagaGCATCACTTCCGTAAAGCTTACCAAATTAATCCACGCTCTTCCGTTATTATGTGTTATCTTGGAACATCTTTACATGCCTTAAAG AGAAGTGAAGAAGCTTTAGAGATGATAGATAAGGCCATTTTAGCTGATAAAAAAAACCCACTTCCAATGTACCAAAAGGCTAACATATTGGTGAGTCTTGAGAGATATGATGAAGCTTTGGCGGATTTGGAAGAACTGAAAGAGTATGCACCTCGAGAAAGCAGTGTTTATGCAATGATGGGTAGGATATATAAACGGCGGAATATGCATGATAAAGCAATGCTTCATTTTGGACTTGCGTTGGATCTGAAACCCTCTACAGCTGATGTTGCTTCAATTAAG TCCGCTATTGAGAAGTTGCATGTACCTGATGACATCGATGAGGACTTGTAA